Proteins encoded together in one Pseudorca crassidens isolate mPseCra1 chromosome 17, mPseCra1.hap1, whole genome shotgun sequence window:
- the FBXO43 gene encoding F-box only protein 43 isoform X1 yields the protein MSERHSGQAGTGAGNEVDSPIVNNKSSSFGDFCSTSSFQDSGYSELLKSCSFDNTDKESFGKKERGSTLIREHPETSSLALTHSLESPTQRKRFVFPRKEKDKTPDLCETPKVSGKKFLLRRRLDVSFSLLKGDFESQNSSLESSTSQVPNLEKNIPSSASGFPRQNNFSSLVTSTLKTEEATSSSQKLRLNFSQQKTSTVDDSKDNCSLFEVECISPIQGNSFKDSITHDFSDSSLCINDENTYPELLGSSVSGTTCGTDEDIFVTPISNLVANVKFNVSQRLSPLGEVRRNISTPEDSGFNSLCLDKSEDSLTDQEGSFQELLQKHKGTLKVRDTVRRSRRLGRLRRLSTLREQGSQSETEEEKQPNLSGSESTPVATSDISESQPSSDNKSGDLSLSFKNLSKTPALQLVHELFMKSKRKRLQQSGAHELLEERDGGKIAVLQRVLAGLIGKKMGIEKLDILTELKYRNLKHVLAMVLDSLAAESLCSIWKVSKNWREIIIQDKKANQRRKFHITQLKTDTEGAILNVDDAATRLHLLNRSALRSVQAQARTPGFQKEQVSTFSPWGEVLTPIASSSVTHLSSKQEEYVKVAKTLFIDEALKPCPRCQSPAKYQPYKKRGLCSSTACGFDFCVLCLCAYHGSEECSRGAAKPRNRKDALPGSAQSKRNLKRL from the exons ATGTCAGAAAGGCATTCAGGTCAAGCTGGCACTGGAGCAGGAAATGAGGTGGACTCTCCTATTGTCAACAACAAGTCGTCCAGCTTTGGAGACTTTTGTTCCACATCTTCATTTCAAGATAGTGGCTACAGTGAGCTGTTAAAATCGTGCAGCTTTGATAATACAGATAAAGAatcatttggaaagaaagaaagaggctcAACTTTAATCCGTGAACATCCTGAAACTTCAAGTCTGGCCCTAACACATAGTTTAGAGTCTCCCACTCAAAGAAAGAGATTTGTCTTCCCCAGGAAGGAAAAGGATAAAACCCCAGACCTTTGTGAAACTCCTAAAGtcagtggaaaaaaatttttactgcGCAGAAGATTGGATGTATCTTTCTCTCTTCTAAAGGGGGACTTTGAATCACAAAATAGTTCTCTCGAAAGTAGTACAAGCCAAGTtcccaatttagaaaaaaatattccaagcAGTGCTTCAGGTTTCCCAAGGcaaaataattttagttctttAGTTACTAGCACTTTGAAAACAGAAGAAGCGACTTCCAGCAGTCAAAAATTGAGACTTAATTTTTCTCAACAGAAGACGTCCACAGTTGATGATTCCAAAGATAACTGTAGCCTATTTGAAGTTGAATGTATATCTCCAATTCAAGGCAATAGTTTTAAAGACTCTATCACACATGACTTTAGCGACAGCAGTCTGTGTATTAATGATGAGAATACATATCCTGAACTTCTGGGCTCTTCGGTCAGTGGAACAACTTGTGGAACAGATGAGGACATATTTGTGACTCCAATAAGTAATCTTGTAGCAAATGTTAAATTTAATGTAAGTCAAAGGCTTTCTCCTTTAGGTGAAGTGAGACGCAATATTTCAACACCTGAAGACAGTGGCTTTAACTCACTTTGCTTGGATAAATCAGAAGATTCCCTCACTGACCAAGAGGGCTCTTTCCAAGAACTGCTTCAGAAACATAAGGGAACTCTCAAAGTCAGGGACACGGTAAGAAGATCAAGGCGTCTTGGAAGATTAAGAAGACTGTCCACCCTTAGGGAGCAAGGCTCACAATCtgagacagaagaagaaaagcagcCCAACCTCTCTGGCTCTGAATCAACACCAGTGGCCACTTCAGACATCTCAGAGAGTCAGCCAAGCAGTGACAATAAGAGTGGGGATTTGAGTTTAAGCTTTAAGAATTTATCAAAGACCCCAGCCTTGCAGTTAGTGCATGAGCTCTTTatgaaaagcaaaaggaaaagactCCAGCAAAGCGGTGCACATGAACTGTTAGAAGAAAGGGACGGGGGGAAAATAGCTGTACTACAGCGTGTACTTGCAGGCCTGATTGGCAAGAAAATGGGTATAGAAAAACTGGACATCTTAAcagaattaaaatacagaaacttAAAGCATGTTCTTGCTATGGTTTTAGATTCCTTGGCTGCAGAAAGCCTATGCag TATTTGGAAAGTGAGCAAAAATTGGCGTGAAATTATTATTCAAGATAAAAAAGCAAATCAGAGGAGGAAATTTCATATCACACAACTGAAAACAGATACTGAG GGGGCTATATTAAATGTTGATGATGCTGCCACTCGGCTCCATCTTTTAAATCGATCAGCTTTAAGATCTGTGCAAGCACAGGCTAGGACACCAGGTTTTCAGAAAGAACAAGTTTCAACATTTTCTCCCTGGGGAGAAGTTTTGACACCTATAGCGAGTTCTTCTGTTACTCACTTAAGTAGTAAACAGGAAGAATATGTTAAG GTTGCCAAAACACTTTTTATTGATGAAGCATTAAAACCTTGCCCAAGGTGCCAGTCCCCTGCTAAGTACCAGCCTTATAAGAAAAGGGGACTATGTAGCAGCACAGCCTGTGGTTTTGACTTTTGTGTGTTATGTTTGTGTGCTTATCATGGGTCTGAAGAATGTAGTAGAGGAGCAGCAAagccaagaaatagaaaagatgctCTTCCAGGAAGTGCCCAGAGTAAGAGGAATTTAAAACGCCTCTAA
- the FBXO43 gene encoding F-box only protein 43 isoform X2: protein MSERHSGQAGTGAGNEVDSPIVNNKSSSFGDFCSTSSFQDSGYSELLKSCSFDNTDKESFGKKERGSTLIREHPETSSLALTHSLESPTQRKRFVFPRKEKDKTPDLCETPKVSGKKFLLRRRLDVSFSLLKGDFESQNSSLESSTSQVPNLEKNIPSSASGFPRQNNFSSLVTSTLKTEEATSSSQKLRLNFSQQKTSTVDDSKDNCSLFEVECISPIQGNSFKDSITHDFSDSSLCINDENTYPELLGSSVSGTTCGTDEDIFVTPISNLVANVKFNVSQRLSPLGEVRRNISTPEDSGFNSLCLDKSEDSLTDQEGSFQELLQKHKGTLKVRDTVRRSRRLGRLRRLSTLREQGSQSETEEEKQPNLSGSESTPVATSDISESQPSSDNKSGDLSLSFKNLSKTPALQLVHELFMKSKRKRLQQSGAHELLEERDGGKIAVLQRVLAGLIGKKMGIEKLDILTELKYRNLKHVLAMVLDSLAAESLCSIWKVSKNWREIIIQDKKANQRRKFHITQLKTDTEIPDSSPVIRQNWKSPLNSECIRYSTCSLFSSETSFQMPFALLF, encoded by the exons ATGTCAGAAAGGCATTCAGGTCAAGCTGGCACTGGAGCAGGAAATGAGGTGGACTCTCCTATTGTCAACAACAAGTCGTCCAGCTTTGGAGACTTTTGTTCCACATCTTCATTTCAAGATAGTGGCTACAGTGAGCTGTTAAAATCGTGCAGCTTTGATAATACAGATAAAGAatcatttggaaagaaagaaagaggctcAACTTTAATCCGTGAACATCCTGAAACTTCAAGTCTGGCCCTAACACATAGTTTAGAGTCTCCCACTCAAAGAAAGAGATTTGTCTTCCCCAGGAAGGAAAAGGATAAAACCCCAGACCTTTGTGAAACTCCTAAAGtcagtggaaaaaaatttttactgcGCAGAAGATTGGATGTATCTTTCTCTCTTCTAAAGGGGGACTTTGAATCACAAAATAGTTCTCTCGAAAGTAGTACAAGCCAAGTtcccaatttagaaaaaaatattccaagcAGTGCTTCAGGTTTCCCAAGGcaaaataattttagttctttAGTTACTAGCACTTTGAAAACAGAAGAAGCGACTTCCAGCAGTCAAAAATTGAGACTTAATTTTTCTCAACAGAAGACGTCCACAGTTGATGATTCCAAAGATAACTGTAGCCTATTTGAAGTTGAATGTATATCTCCAATTCAAGGCAATAGTTTTAAAGACTCTATCACACATGACTTTAGCGACAGCAGTCTGTGTATTAATGATGAGAATACATATCCTGAACTTCTGGGCTCTTCGGTCAGTGGAACAACTTGTGGAACAGATGAGGACATATTTGTGACTCCAATAAGTAATCTTGTAGCAAATGTTAAATTTAATGTAAGTCAAAGGCTTTCTCCTTTAGGTGAAGTGAGACGCAATATTTCAACACCTGAAGACAGTGGCTTTAACTCACTTTGCTTGGATAAATCAGAAGATTCCCTCACTGACCAAGAGGGCTCTTTCCAAGAACTGCTTCAGAAACATAAGGGAACTCTCAAAGTCAGGGACACGGTAAGAAGATCAAGGCGTCTTGGAAGATTAAGAAGACTGTCCACCCTTAGGGAGCAAGGCTCACAATCtgagacagaagaagaaaagcagcCCAACCTCTCTGGCTCTGAATCAACACCAGTGGCCACTTCAGACATCTCAGAGAGTCAGCCAAGCAGTGACAATAAGAGTGGGGATTTGAGTTTAAGCTTTAAGAATTTATCAAAGACCCCAGCCTTGCAGTTAGTGCATGAGCTCTTTatgaaaagcaaaaggaaaagactCCAGCAAAGCGGTGCACATGAACTGTTAGAAGAAAGGGACGGGGGGAAAATAGCTGTACTACAGCGTGTACTTGCAGGCCTGATTGGCAAGAAAATGGGTATAGAAAAACTGGACATCTTAAcagaattaaaatacagaaacttAAAGCATGTTCTTGCTATGGTTTTAGATTCCTTGGCTGCAGAAAGCCTATGCag TATTTGGAAAGTGAGCAAAAATTGGCGTGAAATTATTATTCAAGATAAAAAAGCAAATCAGAGGAGGAAATTTCATATCACACAACTGAAAACAGATACTGAG ATCCCTGACTCATCTCCTGTTATCCGCCAGAACTGGAAATCTCCTCTTAACTCTGAATGTATCAGGTATTCTACTTGTTCCCTCTTTTCCTCAGAGACATCCTTCCAGATGCCTTTTGCCCTCCTCTTCTGA
- the POLR2K gene encoding DNA-directed RNA polymerases I, II, and III subunit RPABC4 isoform X2, with the protein MRAPSSGQSRASRAPRCRGKYAVCPRPSSFGPGAGLAANGRGTTGAQTPALPPLGPWRRIALRARTSWGSRSCGDCCSGLLSPHKLPHKLRPHRPQVK; encoded by the exons ATGCGGGCGCCGAGCAGCGGGCAGTCACGCGCCTCTCGGGCCCCCCGGTGCCGAGGAAAGTACGCCGTCTGCCCCCGCCCGTCCTCCTTCGGGCCAGGGGCCGGCCTCGCCGCCAACGGCCGCGGAACGACGGGCGCCCAGACCCCGGCGCTGCCACCGCTAGGGCCCTGGAGACGCATCGCCCTCAGAGCCCGAACTAGCTGGGGGTCTCGTTCCTGTGGTGACTGCTGCTCAGGCCTGCTCTCCCCGCACAAGCTCCCGCACAAGCTCCGCCCACACCGTCCACA AGTGAAATAA
- the POLR2K gene encoding DNA-directed RNA polymerases I, II, and III subunit RPABC4 isoform X1 — protein sequence MRAPSSGQSRASRAPRCRGKYAVCPRPSSFGPGAGLAANGRGTTGAQTPALPPLGPWRRIALRARTSWGSRSCGDCCSGLLSPHKLPHKLRPHRPQSETEE from the exons ATGCGGGCGCCGAGCAGCGGGCAGTCACGCGCCTCTCGGGCCCCCCGGTGCCGAGGAAAGTACGCCGTCTGCCCCCGCCCGTCCTCCTTCGGGCCAGGGGCCGGCCTCGCCGCCAACGGCCGCGGAACGACGGGCGCCCAGACCCCGGCGCTGCCACCGCTAGGGCCCTGGAGACGCATCGCCCTCAGAGCCCGAACTAGCTGGGGGTCTCGTTCCTGTGGTGACTGCTGCTCAGGCCTGCTCTCCCCGCACAAGCTCCCGCACAAGCTCCGCCCACACCGTCCACA AAGTGAAACAGAAGAATAA